From Nicotiana tabacum cultivar K326 chromosome 22, ASM71507v2, whole genome shotgun sequence, one genomic window encodes:
- the LOC107766174 gene encoding phosphatidylserine decarboxylase proenzyme 1, mitochondrial, giving the protein MKFRGCQRIPCFTYNGRLNHLNAQRFHFTTFLRKVQATEARASLNSGGSSSSNSSSQGSNLLLPGATVATIVMLGLLHARRLYDDQKVEEAREKGALEFRPDAKATFMRLLPLRSISRFWGTLTSVELPMWLRPYAYKGWARAFHSNLEEVALPLEEYASLREFFVRRLKEGTRPIDCNPCCLVSPVDGTVLQFGELKKAGAMIEQVKGFTYSASSLLGASSLLPMAVVDDNKNEDGGQEGSTDDANQKSWWRVSLASPKVRDPAPACPMKGLFYCVIYLRPGDYHRIHSPVDWKVLGRRHFSGRLFPMNERATRTIRNLYVENERIVLEGKWQEGFMAMAAIGATNIGSIELFIEPTLRTNRPWKKMLHPEPPEEQVYEPKGTGVFLKKGDELAAFNMGSTVVLVFQAPISMSAEFRFCIKKGDRVRMGEALGRWHDP; this is encoded by the exons ATGAAATTCAGGGGTTGCCAGAGAATTCCGTGCTTCACTTACAATGGACGTCTCAATCATCTAAATGCACAGCGTTTCCATTTTACTACCTTTCTTCGTAAGGTACAAGCCACCGAAGCTCGAGCATCGCTCAATAGTGGCGGCAGTAGTAGTAGTAACAGCAGCTCTCAGG GTAGCAATCTCTTATTGCCTGGTGCAACAGTCGCAACTATAGTTATGCTTGGTCTTCTCCATGCCCGACGTCTTTATGATGATCAAAAG GTTGAAGAGGCAAGAGAAAAGGGAGCTTTAGAATTCCGGCCTGATGCAAAG GCTACTTTCATGAGATTGCTTCCACTACGCTCCATTTCTAGATTCTGGGGTACCTTGACCAGTGTG GAACTTCCGATGTGGCTGCGCCCATATGCATATAAAGGATGGGCTCGGGCATTTCATTCAA ACTTGGAAGAAGTAGCTTTGCCTTTGGAAGAATATGCATCTTTACGGGAGTTTTTTGTCAGAAGATTGAAAGAGGGTACCAGACCTATTGATTGCAATCCCTGTTGTCTG GTTAGTCCAGTTGATGGTACTGTTCTCCAATTTGGCGAGTTGAAAAAAGCTGGGGCTATGATTGAGCAAGTCAAAGGATTCACTTATTCTGCTTCTTCACTTCTTGGTGCCAGCTCCCTTCTTCCCATGGCTGTGGTTGATGACAATAAAAATGAAGATGGTGGGCAAGAAGGTTCTACGGATGATGCAAATCAAAAGTCTTGGTGGAGAGTTTCATTGGCTTCTCCCAAAGTCCGAGATCCTGCACCAGCATG TCCAATGAAAGGTCTCTTTTACTGTGTGATTTACTTGAGACCTGGAGATTATCATCGCATACACTCACCAGTTGATTGGAAAGTTCTTGGTCGTCGACATTTCTCTG GTCGTCTCTTTCCCATGAATGAACGAGCTACCAGGACAATAAGAAATCTTTACGTGGAGAATGAAAGG ATTGTGCTTGAAGGTAAATGGCAAGAAGGTTTTATGGCAATGGCAGCCATAGGTGCAACAAATATTGGCTCCATTGAG CTTTTCATTGAACCAACTCTGCGAACAAATAGGCCATGGAAGAAGATGCTACATCCAGAACCTCCTGAAGAACAGGTATATGAACCCAAAGGCACTGGTGTTTTCCTGAAGAAAGGAGATGAG CTAGCAGCCTTCAATATGGGTTCAACAGTGGTTCTGGTCTTCCAAGCTCCGATAAGCATGTCAGCAGAATTCAGGTTTTGTATTAAAAAGGGAGACCGGGTTCGCATGGGAGAGGCCCTGGGCAGGTGGCATGATCCCTAG
- the LOC107766175 gene encoding 3-isopropylmalate dehydratase small subunit 1-like — MAASSTLSSSITTFKLSPCQPRASSITASVKLPSISSNNPFNPLISHFGPTPENPTVAPLRCSAASATPETTTTTATTFHGLCYVVGDNIDTDQIIPAEYLTLVPSNPDEYKKLGSYALCGLPSSYQTRFIDPDEFTSKYSIIIGGDNFGCGSSREHAPVALGAAGVAAVVAESYARIFFRNSVATGEVYPLESEVRICEECKTGDVVTVELGESRLINHTTGKEYKLKPIGDAGPVIEAGGIFAYARKAGMIPSREA; from the coding sequence ATGGCGGCTTCATCAACTCTTTCCAGTTCCATCACCACCTTCAAACTGTCTCCGTGCCAACCACGCGCCTCCTCTATTACCGCCTCCGTCAAACTCCCTTCGATTTCTTCCAATAACCCTTTCAATCCCTTAATTTCTCATTTTGGCCCAACTCCGGAAAACCCCACCGTCGCACCTCTCCGTTGTTCCGCCGCCTCCGCCACACCGGAAACCACCACCACGACCGCCACCACATTCCACGGCCTCTGCTACGTCGTCGGGGACAATATCGACACTGACCAAATCATCCCCGCAGAATACCTAACCCTAGTCCCGTCAAACCCAGACGAGTACAAAAAACTCGGGTCCTACGCGCTGTGCGGACTCCCTTCATCCTACCAAACCCGTTTCATCGACCCGGATGAATTCACATCCAAGTACTCCATCATCATAGGCGGAGACAACTTCGGGTGCGGGTCGTCGCGTGAGCACGCACCGGTTGCTTTAGGAGCCGCGGGCGTGGCGGCGGTGGTGGCGGAGTCGTACGCTAGGATTTTCTTCAGGAACTCGGTTGCGACAGGCGAAGTTTATCCGCTTGAATCGGAAGTGAGGATTTGTGAGGAGTGTAAGACGGGTGATGTGGTGACTGTTGAGCTAGGAGAGAGTAGGTTGATTAATCATACGACTGGAAAAGAGTATAAATTGAAGCCAATTGGTGATGCTGGTCCTGTCATTGAAGCTGGTGGCATTTTTGCTTATGCAAGAAAGGCTGGAATGATTCCTTCCCGAGAAGCTTAG